One Brassica oleracea var. oleracea cultivar TO1000 chromosome C7, BOL, whole genome shotgun sequence genomic window carries:
- the LOC106306308 gene encoding histidine kinase 4 isoform X1, giving the protein MQCSILSQLITDMNWALNNPNPEGKEPRTTTQSSDFYHLSAKDSPQKSRKIDFWRSGLMGFAKMQHSVAVKMNNGNNNDQVGNKKGSTFIQEHRALLPKGLILWTIIVGFISRGIYQWMDDTSKVRREEVLVSMCDQRARMLQDQFSVSVNHVHALAILVSTFHYHKNPSAIDQGTFADYTARTAFERPLLSGVAYAEKVVNAEREMFESQHNWVIKTMDTGEPSPVRDEYAPVIFSQDSVSYLESLDMMSGEEDRENILRARETGKAVLTSPFRLLASHHLGVVLTFPVYKASLPRNPTVQERIAATAGYLGGAFDVESLVENLLGQLAGNQAIVVHVYDITNASDPLVMYGNQDEEGDTSLYHESKLDFGDPFRKHKMICRYLQKAPIPLNVLTTVPLFFAIGFLVGYILYGAAVHIVKVEDDFHEMQELKVRAEAADVAKSQFLATVSHEIRTPMNGILGMLAMLLDTELSSTQRDYAQTAQVCGKALIALINEVLDRAKIEAGKLELESVPFDIRSILDDVLSLFSEESRNKGIELAVFVSDKVPEIVKGDSGRFRQIIINLVGNSVKFTEKGHIFVKVHLAEQSKDGAESKPALNGGVASEDITAASKPSSYNTLSGYEAADGRNSWDSFKHLVSSEELLTSSEFDASSNVRLMVSIEDTGIGIPLTAQGRVFMPFMQADSSTSRTYGGTGIGLSISKCLVELMRGQISFVSRPRVGSTFWFTAVFERCDKFSLKKPTVENLPSSFRGMRAIVVDAKPVRAAVTRYHMKRLGISVDVMTSLRTAVSTASGRNGSPLPSGTTKLDMILVEKDSWISTEDIDAEIRQMNSRTNGNVHRKTPKLALFATNITNSEFDRAKSAGFADTVIMKPLRASMIGACLQQVLELRKARQQHPEGSSPATLKSLLTGKKILVVDDNMVNRRVAAGALKKFGAEVVCAESGQVALGLLQIPHSFDACFMDIQMPQMDGFEATRQIRMMEKEAKEKTKLEWHLPILAMTADVIHATYEECLKSGMDGYVSKPFEEENLYKSVAKSFKANPISDSSCSQS; this is encoded by the exons ATGCAATGTTCAATCCTTTCACAACTCATCACAG ATATGAACTGGGCACTCAACAACCCAAATCCTGAAGGAAAGGAGCCAAGAACAACAACCCAAAGCAGCGATTTTTATCATCTGAGCGCTAAAGATTCGCCACAAAAGTCCAGGAAAATCGATTTCTGGCGTTCTGGGTTGATGGGTTTCGCCAAGATGCAGCATTCAGTGGCGGTGAAGATGAACAACGGTAATAATAACGACCAGGTGGGTAACAAAAAGGGGTCGACTTTCATACAGGAACACAGAGCTTTATTACCAAAGGGTTTGATTCTGTGGACCATCATCGTTGGGTTTATAAGCAGAGGGATTTACCAGTGGATGGATGATACCAGCAAGGTCAGAAGAGAAGAGGTTTTGGTTAGTATGTGTGATCAGAGAGCGAGGATGTTGCAGGATCAGTTTAGTGTTAGTGTTAACCATGTCCATGCTTTGGCTATTCTCGTCTCAACGTTTCATTACCACAAGAATCCATCTGCAATCGATCAG GGGACATTTGCGGACTACACAGCAAGAACAGCGTTTGAGAGACCGTTGCTGAGCGGAGTGGCTTACGCTGAAAAAGTTGTGAATGCTGAGAGGGAGATGTTTGAGAGTCAGCACAATTGGGTTATAAAGACAATGGACACAGGAGAGCCTTCACCTGTTAGGGACGAGTATGCTCCCGTCATCTTCTCTCAAGACAGTGTCTCATACCTCGAGTCACTAGACATGATGTCAGGAGAG GAGGATAGAGAGAACATTTTGAGAGCTAGAGAGACAGGGAAAGCTGTCTTGACAAGCCCTTTTAGACTACTGGCTTCTCACCATCTAGGCGTTGTGTTGACCTTCCCTGTGTACAAAGCCTCTCTTCCTAGAAACCCCACCGTCCAAGAGCGTATAGCAGCCACCGCAGGGTACCTCGGCGGCGCGTTTGACGTTGAGTCTCTCGTTGAGAATCTACTCGGTCAGCTCGCTGGCAACCAGGCGATAGTAGTGCATGTGTATGACATCACCAACGCGTCGGATCCGCTCGTCATGTACGGGAATCAAGACGAAGAAGGCGACACGTCTCTCTACCACGAGAGCAAGCTTGATTTCGGAGACCCTTTCAGGAAGCATAAGATGATCTGTAGGTATCTCCAGAAGGCGCCTATACCGTTGAACGTACTCACGACCGTGCCGTTGTTCTTTGCTATTGGTTTCTTGGTTGGTTACATACTCTACGGTGCAGCTGTGCATATTGTTAAAGTTGAAGATGATTTCCATGAGATGCAAGAGCTCAAGGTCCGAGCAGAAGCTGCTGACGTGGCTAAATCGCAGTTTCTTGCGACCGTCTCTCACGAGATCAGGACGCCGATGAATGGGATTCTCGGAATGCTTGCTATGCTTCTTGATACGGAGCTTAGCTCTACGCAGAGAGATTACGCTCAGACCGCGCAGGTTTGTGGGAAAGCTTTGATTGCGTTGATAAACGAGGTTCTTGACCGTGCCAAGATCGAAGCTGGCAAGCTGGAGTTGGAGTCTGTGCCTTTTGATATCCGTTCGATACTGGATGATGTTCTTTCTCTCTTCTCTGAGGAGTCAAGGAACAAAGGCATTGAG CTTGCGGTTTTCGTTTCAGACAAGGTACCTGAGATAGTCAAAGGAGATTCAGGGAGATTCAGACAGATCATCATAAACCTCGTTGGAAACTCTGTTAAA TTCACAGAGAAAGGACATATCTTTGTCAAAGTCCATCTCGCGGAACAATCAAAAGACGGAGCTGAATCCAAACCCGCATTGAACGGAGGAGTAGCCTCTGAAGACATAACCGCCGCTTCCAAACCGTCGAGTTACAACACACTGAGCGGCTACGAAGCTGCTGACGGTCGAAACAGCTGGGACTCATTCAAACACTTAGTCTCGTCGGAGGAGCTGTTGACATCATCAGAGTTCGACGCTTCCAGTAACGTCAGGCTTATGGTTTCTATCGAAGACACAGGTATTGGGATCCCTTTAACCGCGCAAGGACGTGTCTTCATGCCGTTTATGCAAGCGGATAGTTCCACTTCGAGAACCTACGGAGGTACTGGGATTGGTTTGAGTATAAGCAAGTGTCTTGTCGAGCTTATGCGTGGTCAGATAAGTTTCGTGAGCAGGCCTCGCGTTGGTAGCACGTTCTGGTTCACTGCTGTGTTTGAGAGGTGTGATAAATTCAGTCTGAAGAAGCCTACGGTTGAGAATTTGCCTTCTAGTTTTAGAGGGATGAGAGCTATTGTTGTTGATGCTAAGCCTGTTCGAGCTGCGGTGACTAGATACCATATGAAAAGACTTGGGATCAGTGTTGATGTCATGACAAGTCTCAGAACCGCTGTTTCTACTGCGTCTGGAAGAAACGGTTCTCCTCTTCCTTCAGG AACAACGAAACTGGATATGATCTTGGTGGAGAAAGATTCATGGATATCAACCGAAGATATAGACGCGGAGATACGTCAGATGAACTCAAGAACCAACGGAAACGTGCATCGCAAGACACCGAAACTCGCTCTGTTCGCAACGAACATTACGAATTCAGAATTCGACAGAGCTAAATCAGCAGGGTTTGCGGATACGGTGATAATGAAGCCGTTGAGAGCAAGCATGATCGGCGCGTGTTTACAGCAAGTTCTCGAGCTGAGAAAGGCGAGACAGCAGCATCCTGAGGGATCATCACCAGCAACGCTCAAGAGTTTGCTTACAGGGAAGAAGATTCTGGTGGTTGATGATAACATGGTGAACAGAAGAGTAGCTGCAGGAGCTCTGAAGAAGTTTGGAGCAGAGGTGGTGTGTGCAGAGAGTGGTCAAGTTGCTTTGGGTTTGCTTCAGATTCCACACAGTTTCGATGCTTGCTTCATGGATATTCAAATGCCACAGATGGACGG GTTTGAAGCGACTCGTCAGATAAGGATGATGGAGAAGGAAGCTAAAGAGAAGACGAAGCTGGAATGGCATTTACCGATTCTAGCCATGACAGCTGATGTGATCCACGCCACATACGAGGAGTGTCTGAAAAGTGGAATGGATGGTTATGTCTCTAAACCATTTGAAGAAGAGAATCTCTACAAGTCTGTTGCCAAATCATTCAAAGCTAACCCAATCTCAGATTCGTCATGTAGCCAAAGTTGA
- the LOC106306308 gene encoding histidine kinase 4 isoform X2, whose product MFNPFTTHHSSDMNWALNNPNPEGKEPRTTTQSSDFYHLSAKDSPQKSRKIDFWRSGLMGFAKMQHSVAVKMNNGNNNDQVGNKKGSTFIQEHRALLPKGLILWTIIVGFISRGIYQWMDDTSKVRREEVLVSMCDQRARMLQDQFSVSVNHVHALAILVSTFHYHKNPSAIDQGTFADYTARTAFERPLLSGVAYAEKVVNAEREMFESQHNWVIKTMDTGEPSPVRDEYAPVIFSQDSVSYLESLDMMSGEEDRENILRARETGKAVLTSPFRLLASHHLGVVLTFPVYKASLPRNPTVQERIAATAGYLGGAFDVESLVENLLGQLAGNQAIVVHVYDITNASDPLVMYGNQDEEGDTSLYHESKLDFGDPFRKHKMICRYLQKAPIPLNVLTTVPLFFAIGFLVGYILYGAAVHIVKVEDDFHEMQELKVRAEAADVAKSQFLATVSHEIRTPMNGILGMLAMLLDTELSSTQRDYAQTAQVCGKALIALINEVLDRAKIEAGKLELESVPFDIRSILDDVLSLFSEESRNKGIELAVFVSDKVPEIVKGDSGRFRQIIINLVGNSVKFTEKGHIFVKVHLAEQSKDGAESKPALNGGVASEDITAASKPSSYNTLSGYEAADGRNSWDSFKHLVSSEELLTSSEFDASSNVRLMVSIEDTGIGIPLTAQGRVFMPFMQADSSTSRTYGGTGIGLSISKCLVELMRGQISFVSRPRVGSTFWFTAVFERCDKFSLKKPTVENLPSSFRGMRAIVVDAKPVRAAVTRYHMKRLGISVDVMTSLRTAVSTASGRNGSPLPSGTTKLDMILVEKDSWISTEDIDAEIRQMNSRTNGNVHRKTPKLALFATNITNSEFDRAKSAGFADTVIMKPLRASMIGACLQQVLELRKARQQHPEGSSPATLKSLLTGKKILVVDDNMVNRRVAAGALKKFGAEVVCAESGQVALGLLQIPHSFDACFMDIQMPQMDGFEATRQIRMMEKEAKEKTKLEWHLPILAMTADVIHATYEECLKSGMDGYVSKPFEEENLYKSVAKSFKANPISDSSCSQS is encoded by the exons ATGTTCAATCCTTTCACAACTCATCACAG CTCAGATATGAACTGGGCACTCAACAACCCAAATCCTGAAGGAAAGGAGCCAAGAACAACAACCCAAAGCAGCGATTTTTATCATCTGAGCGCTAAAGATTCGCCACAAAAGTCCAGGAAAATCGATTTCTGGCGTTCTGGGTTGATGGGTTTCGCCAAGATGCAGCATTCAGTGGCGGTGAAGATGAACAACGGTAATAATAACGACCAGGTGGGTAACAAAAAGGGGTCGACTTTCATACAGGAACACAGAGCTTTATTACCAAAGGGTTTGATTCTGTGGACCATCATCGTTGGGTTTATAAGCAGAGGGATTTACCAGTGGATGGATGATACCAGCAAGGTCAGAAGAGAAGAGGTTTTGGTTAGTATGTGTGATCAGAGAGCGAGGATGTTGCAGGATCAGTTTAGTGTTAGTGTTAACCATGTCCATGCTTTGGCTATTCTCGTCTCAACGTTTCATTACCACAAGAATCCATCTGCAATCGATCAG GGGACATTTGCGGACTACACAGCAAGAACAGCGTTTGAGAGACCGTTGCTGAGCGGAGTGGCTTACGCTGAAAAAGTTGTGAATGCTGAGAGGGAGATGTTTGAGAGTCAGCACAATTGGGTTATAAAGACAATGGACACAGGAGAGCCTTCACCTGTTAGGGACGAGTATGCTCCCGTCATCTTCTCTCAAGACAGTGTCTCATACCTCGAGTCACTAGACATGATGTCAGGAGAG GAGGATAGAGAGAACATTTTGAGAGCTAGAGAGACAGGGAAAGCTGTCTTGACAAGCCCTTTTAGACTACTGGCTTCTCACCATCTAGGCGTTGTGTTGACCTTCCCTGTGTACAAAGCCTCTCTTCCTAGAAACCCCACCGTCCAAGAGCGTATAGCAGCCACCGCAGGGTACCTCGGCGGCGCGTTTGACGTTGAGTCTCTCGTTGAGAATCTACTCGGTCAGCTCGCTGGCAACCAGGCGATAGTAGTGCATGTGTATGACATCACCAACGCGTCGGATCCGCTCGTCATGTACGGGAATCAAGACGAAGAAGGCGACACGTCTCTCTACCACGAGAGCAAGCTTGATTTCGGAGACCCTTTCAGGAAGCATAAGATGATCTGTAGGTATCTCCAGAAGGCGCCTATACCGTTGAACGTACTCACGACCGTGCCGTTGTTCTTTGCTATTGGTTTCTTGGTTGGTTACATACTCTACGGTGCAGCTGTGCATATTGTTAAAGTTGAAGATGATTTCCATGAGATGCAAGAGCTCAAGGTCCGAGCAGAAGCTGCTGACGTGGCTAAATCGCAGTTTCTTGCGACCGTCTCTCACGAGATCAGGACGCCGATGAATGGGATTCTCGGAATGCTTGCTATGCTTCTTGATACGGAGCTTAGCTCTACGCAGAGAGATTACGCTCAGACCGCGCAGGTTTGTGGGAAAGCTTTGATTGCGTTGATAAACGAGGTTCTTGACCGTGCCAAGATCGAAGCTGGCAAGCTGGAGTTGGAGTCTGTGCCTTTTGATATCCGTTCGATACTGGATGATGTTCTTTCTCTCTTCTCTGAGGAGTCAAGGAACAAAGGCATTGAG CTTGCGGTTTTCGTTTCAGACAAGGTACCTGAGATAGTCAAAGGAGATTCAGGGAGATTCAGACAGATCATCATAAACCTCGTTGGAAACTCTGTTAAA TTCACAGAGAAAGGACATATCTTTGTCAAAGTCCATCTCGCGGAACAATCAAAAGACGGAGCTGAATCCAAACCCGCATTGAACGGAGGAGTAGCCTCTGAAGACATAACCGCCGCTTCCAAACCGTCGAGTTACAACACACTGAGCGGCTACGAAGCTGCTGACGGTCGAAACAGCTGGGACTCATTCAAACACTTAGTCTCGTCGGAGGAGCTGTTGACATCATCAGAGTTCGACGCTTCCAGTAACGTCAGGCTTATGGTTTCTATCGAAGACACAGGTATTGGGATCCCTTTAACCGCGCAAGGACGTGTCTTCATGCCGTTTATGCAAGCGGATAGTTCCACTTCGAGAACCTACGGAGGTACTGGGATTGGTTTGAGTATAAGCAAGTGTCTTGTCGAGCTTATGCGTGGTCAGATAAGTTTCGTGAGCAGGCCTCGCGTTGGTAGCACGTTCTGGTTCACTGCTGTGTTTGAGAGGTGTGATAAATTCAGTCTGAAGAAGCCTACGGTTGAGAATTTGCCTTCTAGTTTTAGAGGGATGAGAGCTATTGTTGTTGATGCTAAGCCTGTTCGAGCTGCGGTGACTAGATACCATATGAAAAGACTTGGGATCAGTGTTGATGTCATGACAAGTCTCAGAACCGCTGTTTCTACTGCGTCTGGAAGAAACGGTTCTCCTCTTCCTTCAGG AACAACGAAACTGGATATGATCTTGGTGGAGAAAGATTCATGGATATCAACCGAAGATATAGACGCGGAGATACGTCAGATGAACTCAAGAACCAACGGAAACGTGCATCGCAAGACACCGAAACTCGCTCTGTTCGCAACGAACATTACGAATTCAGAATTCGACAGAGCTAAATCAGCAGGGTTTGCGGATACGGTGATAATGAAGCCGTTGAGAGCAAGCATGATCGGCGCGTGTTTACAGCAAGTTCTCGAGCTGAGAAAGGCGAGACAGCAGCATCCTGAGGGATCATCACCAGCAACGCTCAAGAGTTTGCTTACAGGGAAGAAGATTCTGGTGGTTGATGATAACATGGTGAACAGAAGAGTAGCTGCAGGAGCTCTGAAGAAGTTTGGAGCAGAGGTGGTGTGTGCAGAGAGTGGTCAAGTTGCTTTGGGTTTGCTTCAGATTCCACACAGTTTCGATGCTTGCTTCATGGATATTCAAATGCCACAGATGGACGG GTTTGAAGCGACTCGTCAGATAAGGATGATGGAGAAGGAAGCTAAAGAGAAGACGAAGCTGGAATGGCATTTACCGATTCTAGCCATGACAGCTGATGTGATCCACGCCACATACGAGGAGTGTCTGAAAAGTGGAATGGATGGTTATGTCTCTAAACCATTTGAAGAAGAGAATCTCTACAAGTCTGTTGCCAAATCATTCAAAGCTAACCCAATCTCAGATTCGTCATGTAGCCAAAGTTGA
- the LOC106306308 gene encoding histidine kinase 4 isoform X3 has translation MNWALNNPNPEGKEPRTTTQSSDFYHLSAKDSPQKSRKIDFWRSGLMGFAKMQHSVAVKMNNGNNNDQVGNKKGSTFIQEHRALLPKGLILWTIIVGFISRGIYQWMDDTSKVRREEVLVSMCDQRARMLQDQFSVSVNHVHALAILVSTFHYHKNPSAIDQGTFADYTARTAFERPLLSGVAYAEKVVNAEREMFESQHNWVIKTMDTGEPSPVRDEYAPVIFSQDSVSYLESLDMMSGEEDRENILRARETGKAVLTSPFRLLASHHLGVVLTFPVYKASLPRNPTVQERIAATAGYLGGAFDVESLVENLLGQLAGNQAIVVHVYDITNASDPLVMYGNQDEEGDTSLYHESKLDFGDPFRKHKMICRYLQKAPIPLNVLTTVPLFFAIGFLVGYILYGAAVHIVKVEDDFHEMQELKVRAEAADVAKSQFLATVSHEIRTPMNGILGMLAMLLDTELSSTQRDYAQTAQVCGKALIALINEVLDRAKIEAGKLELESVPFDIRSILDDVLSLFSEESRNKGIELAVFVSDKVPEIVKGDSGRFRQIIINLVGNSVKFTEKGHIFVKVHLAEQSKDGAESKPALNGGVASEDITAASKPSSYNTLSGYEAADGRNSWDSFKHLVSSEELLTSSEFDASSNVRLMVSIEDTGIGIPLTAQGRVFMPFMQADSSTSRTYGGTGIGLSISKCLVELMRGQISFVSRPRVGSTFWFTAVFERCDKFSLKKPTVENLPSSFRGMRAIVVDAKPVRAAVTRYHMKRLGISVDVMTSLRTAVSTASGRNGSPLPSGTTKLDMILVEKDSWISTEDIDAEIRQMNSRTNGNVHRKTPKLALFATNITNSEFDRAKSAGFADTVIMKPLRASMIGACLQQVLELRKARQQHPEGSSPATLKSLLTGKKILVVDDNMVNRRVAAGALKKFGAEVVCAESGQVALGLLQIPHSFDACFMDIQMPQMDGFEATRQIRMMEKEAKEKTKLEWHLPILAMTADVIHATYEECLKSGMDGYVSKPFEEENLYKSVAKSFKANPISDSSCSQS, from the exons ATGAACTGGGCACTCAACAACCCAAATCCTGAAGGAAAGGAGCCAAGAACAACAACCCAAAGCAGCGATTTTTATCATCTGAGCGCTAAAGATTCGCCACAAAAGTCCAGGAAAATCGATTTCTGGCGTTCTGGGTTGATGGGTTTCGCCAAGATGCAGCATTCAGTGGCGGTGAAGATGAACAACGGTAATAATAACGACCAGGTGGGTAACAAAAAGGGGTCGACTTTCATACAGGAACACAGAGCTTTATTACCAAAGGGTTTGATTCTGTGGACCATCATCGTTGGGTTTATAAGCAGAGGGATTTACCAGTGGATGGATGATACCAGCAAGGTCAGAAGAGAAGAGGTTTTGGTTAGTATGTGTGATCAGAGAGCGAGGATGTTGCAGGATCAGTTTAGTGTTAGTGTTAACCATGTCCATGCTTTGGCTATTCTCGTCTCAACGTTTCATTACCACAAGAATCCATCTGCAATCGATCAG GGGACATTTGCGGACTACACAGCAAGAACAGCGTTTGAGAGACCGTTGCTGAGCGGAGTGGCTTACGCTGAAAAAGTTGTGAATGCTGAGAGGGAGATGTTTGAGAGTCAGCACAATTGGGTTATAAAGACAATGGACACAGGAGAGCCTTCACCTGTTAGGGACGAGTATGCTCCCGTCATCTTCTCTCAAGACAGTGTCTCATACCTCGAGTCACTAGACATGATGTCAGGAGAG GAGGATAGAGAGAACATTTTGAGAGCTAGAGAGACAGGGAAAGCTGTCTTGACAAGCCCTTTTAGACTACTGGCTTCTCACCATCTAGGCGTTGTGTTGACCTTCCCTGTGTACAAAGCCTCTCTTCCTAGAAACCCCACCGTCCAAGAGCGTATAGCAGCCACCGCAGGGTACCTCGGCGGCGCGTTTGACGTTGAGTCTCTCGTTGAGAATCTACTCGGTCAGCTCGCTGGCAACCAGGCGATAGTAGTGCATGTGTATGACATCACCAACGCGTCGGATCCGCTCGTCATGTACGGGAATCAAGACGAAGAAGGCGACACGTCTCTCTACCACGAGAGCAAGCTTGATTTCGGAGACCCTTTCAGGAAGCATAAGATGATCTGTAGGTATCTCCAGAAGGCGCCTATACCGTTGAACGTACTCACGACCGTGCCGTTGTTCTTTGCTATTGGTTTCTTGGTTGGTTACATACTCTACGGTGCAGCTGTGCATATTGTTAAAGTTGAAGATGATTTCCATGAGATGCAAGAGCTCAAGGTCCGAGCAGAAGCTGCTGACGTGGCTAAATCGCAGTTTCTTGCGACCGTCTCTCACGAGATCAGGACGCCGATGAATGGGATTCTCGGAATGCTTGCTATGCTTCTTGATACGGAGCTTAGCTCTACGCAGAGAGATTACGCTCAGACCGCGCAGGTTTGTGGGAAAGCTTTGATTGCGTTGATAAACGAGGTTCTTGACCGTGCCAAGATCGAAGCTGGCAAGCTGGAGTTGGAGTCTGTGCCTTTTGATATCCGTTCGATACTGGATGATGTTCTTTCTCTCTTCTCTGAGGAGTCAAGGAACAAAGGCATTGAG CTTGCGGTTTTCGTTTCAGACAAGGTACCTGAGATAGTCAAAGGAGATTCAGGGAGATTCAGACAGATCATCATAAACCTCGTTGGAAACTCTGTTAAA TTCACAGAGAAAGGACATATCTTTGTCAAAGTCCATCTCGCGGAACAATCAAAAGACGGAGCTGAATCCAAACCCGCATTGAACGGAGGAGTAGCCTCTGAAGACATAACCGCCGCTTCCAAACCGTCGAGTTACAACACACTGAGCGGCTACGAAGCTGCTGACGGTCGAAACAGCTGGGACTCATTCAAACACTTAGTCTCGTCGGAGGAGCTGTTGACATCATCAGAGTTCGACGCTTCCAGTAACGTCAGGCTTATGGTTTCTATCGAAGACACAGGTATTGGGATCCCTTTAACCGCGCAAGGACGTGTCTTCATGCCGTTTATGCAAGCGGATAGTTCCACTTCGAGAACCTACGGAGGTACTGGGATTGGTTTGAGTATAAGCAAGTGTCTTGTCGAGCTTATGCGTGGTCAGATAAGTTTCGTGAGCAGGCCTCGCGTTGGTAGCACGTTCTGGTTCACTGCTGTGTTTGAGAGGTGTGATAAATTCAGTCTGAAGAAGCCTACGGTTGAGAATTTGCCTTCTAGTTTTAGAGGGATGAGAGCTATTGTTGTTGATGCTAAGCCTGTTCGAGCTGCGGTGACTAGATACCATATGAAAAGACTTGGGATCAGTGTTGATGTCATGACAAGTCTCAGAACCGCTGTTTCTACTGCGTCTGGAAGAAACGGTTCTCCTCTTCCTTCAGG AACAACGAAACTGGATATGATCTTGGTGGAGAAAGATTCATGGATATCAACCGAAGATATAGACGCGGAGATACGTCAGATGAACTCAAGAACCAACGGAAACGTGCATCGCAAGACACCGAAACTCGCTCTGTTCGCAACGAACATTACGAATTCAGAATTCGACAGAGCTAAATCAGCAGGGTTTGCGGATACGGTGATAATGAAGCCGTTGAGAGCAAGCATGATCGGCGCGTGTTTACAGCAAGTTCTCGAGCTGAGAAAGGCGAGACAGCAGCATCCTGAGGGATCATCACCAGCAACGCTCAAGAGTTTGCTTACAGGGAAGAAGATTCTGGTGGTTGATGATAACATGGTGAACAGAAGAGTAGCTGCAGGAGCTCTGAAGAAGTTTGGAGCAGAGGTGGTGTGTGCAGAGAGTGGTCAAGTTGCTTTGGGTTTGCTTCAGATTCCACACAGTTTCGATGCTTGCTTCATGGATATTCAAATGCCACAGATGGACGG GTTTGAAGCGACTCGTCAGATAAGGATGATGGAGAAGGAAGCTAAAGAGAAGACGAAGCTGGAATGGCATTTACCGATTCTAGCCATGACAGCTGATGTGATCCACGCCACATACGAGGAGTGTCTGAAAAGTGGAATGGATGGTTATGTCTCTAAACCATTTGAAGAAGAGAATCTCTACAAGTCTGTTGCCAAATCATTCAAAGCTAACCCAATCTCAGATTCGTCATGTAGCCAAAGTTGA